The genomic window GCTCTGATCGCTAGCCGATTTCTGAGGCTCATTGCTCCCTAAGCATCCACTACAAAGGATCATTGCAAGGGATAAGCTAGTCAAGGCAAGCGGGGCTGATTTTTGGTTGCTCATGATGTTGGATTTTGATTTGACATTTGAACAATGGAATTACTTGACAATTGTATTAGTATTCTCAACTTGTTTATAACTGACTCATGAAAAATAGGCAAGCCAGTGTTACGAAAATGAACCTTTCATTATCCAAGCATTTCTCAGCAATTAAATGATGGGATAATTTTTGCGAAGACTTGCGTCATTTAAAATGTTTAGAAAACAAAGAGTGGGCTTCATGATGACGGCCATGATTCGTTAGATATTTCACGCGTTTTAAAATCTGTGCCTTTTGTTGTTTTTTGGGAGTGTCGCTGTTCATTGGTTTGAAATAAGTGAGAAAGCATAATGCTCTCAATGTTGATAGTTTCTCCCAATAATGCCTGATCAGCAGTGATCAGAGACAAGATATGCTGTGATTCTGCTCACACAAATATTCGTCGATGCAAAGGCTTCGAGCCCTAAACGCAATAGATACACTTTGATTAGGTCAACCCAGGCAATGGTAAATACTTATAAGCTGGTTGCAATTGAAACACTTTGCATCAAGTAGTGAGTTTAGTCAATGTTGTATAACTACTCAATCTAAACACTTTTACGAGCATATTATAGCCATTGAACTGTTATTGGGTTTATCTTTCCAGTGAAAACTAATTAATGAGTGAACTCATTATTCCCGAATCTTATTTTGATATCTCCGTTGCCTCGCTAGCTGGCCTGTCAAAGACAAACTTAAGAATTAGGATTGCCAGTCCTAGTATGAAGGTGATCACATTGAACAGGATTACTGGCATAGAATGTATGCCCCAGCCATATATTTCCCATAGGATGATGCCGGCTATGAAAAGAATGAACATCACGTAAGAGATGTCTTTTGCTGATTTAGAACGCCAAACCTTTACTAATTGAGGAACAAAAGCAATTGTGGTTAGTGTTCCAGCTATTAATCCCAAAACATCCATAGAAGAGAGAGAGTCCATCAGGGCCTCCAGAGCCATAAGGATAATTTTTGGCTAAGCCTTACAGACTCTATTGCAGTGGCCTGACGTGATCGCTACATCAAGACAACCAATGAGGTCAGCATTCGTATAGCCGTTGCCTTGCCTGCCACGGGGAGTGAATGTCTTACGTTGCTACAAAGTCCTGGTTGTTTCCTTGTTCTGATATGAGTCGATCTGCTCTGCTCCGCTCTACGCAGCAATGCTTCTAGAACCAACCTGCTCAGCCTCAGGGTTGACGATCCACAAGTGATGAGAACGTCTCCGTTGTTTGCCCGATTTCAGCAACACTATCGGCTCAGACAAGCAAAGCCCTTTGCCGGTCATGAAATTTGGCAGTCAAACCATAAATAGAAAGCATTTGTCTGGTGATCTGCTGAGGGCTGGTCAGGCAAGGTCTAGCTTCTCTCTGCAGTGATTGACCATCGTCTAACTCCAACCTATTGCTGAACAGAGCCTTAATCAATTTCACTGGGCTCCAACAACTCAACCAGGCAAAGCTTGGTCGACTGCAAGGGTAGACAGTTGTTCCAATGGTCTTCACGAACAAACTGCTGCTTGTGGGATCTCTGTTTCATCTGGCCTCTAGCGCAGAACAGCATTGGGTATGACTGGTCAAGATCATTGCAAGACCAGATGGCTGAGCTATCTAAGGGGTGGAAGGCAGAATTCGCCGGCGTCTTCCATTTCAATCAAGACATTCAAGCAACGTCTCCCTTCAAGAATTCCACCAAGGGTTTTTTCTTGGTTGATTGTTTGCTGTAATTGGATGTTCTCAATTGATCTGATGACAACTGTTCGAGACCGAATCAATGCTCACCTCCCTATCGTGCTGGAGGTTCTGCGCACTGGATCCTTGGTTGTAATTGCCCTAAGCACGATCTGCGCTAGTCAGTCCCTTAAGCAAATGGCTGGTGGTCACGATGCGCCCTCTGAAGTCACTGCGACCAATAAGGGGCCTAACTGAAGCCAAAACTGAGTAGTTCTTTATCGACAGCGATAGGGCAAATATAAAAGTAATGCTCATTCGTCGACTTTCCATTTGAAGGTTGCTTTTGCCCTAGCTATGGCCGATACCAAACCTTATGAAAAGACAATGAGCATCTATTAGCAGGGCAGTATGGGCATTGAATGAAAATCCGATTATTTAGACTCTCTGGCTGTCTTCAAGCGACAAGAGATACCTTGCTTTGTTAAGGCTTCTCAATATCTGATGCGTTCATTTATGACATCCAGAGTTTATATATGGCTACCTATTAAAAAAATAATGCCAGCCTAAGAGCTAGAGACAAGACTTGATTCTTCTCATTAGACTTTCGCCAGGTGTTATCAATAAGTTGAAGAACAACTTCTTCAACTTATCTGATTTTTCAACGCCTAACCTTTTGATTTGAACCTGGCAATCTTTAAGACACCAAAGCCAACTCTGACATCTTTGATGGCCACGCTCTCTTAAATAATGGTTAATGCCGTGGCGAGCCTGAGTTGGTTGACAAAATCATAGGATTCTATTTAATAGAGTTAAAGTTTTTTGTATTTAGCTAGTTACTGCAAGCCAAATTCCAAAAACTGCCATAAAAGATGCAGCTATTCCTCCAATCCTTAGGCTATCGCCTTCATAGCGGCAAAGAAGCAAAGCCATTACAGGTGAGCTGCTCAGTAATGTCACCCCAATCCCTAAGGGAAGCTTTTGCAGAGCTAGCTGTTGCAAAATAATCCCAAGGTTGGTTCCCAACAATGTTGCAAACAGAATCCTGGGCCAACGGACTTGTGACGGACGTGGATAAGGAACTGATCGAATGCGTTTTCGAAGCCAAGGAATAATGAGCAATAATCCACCTAGTAAGCGAATGGCAGCACTTTGTAAAGGTGTGATCTGGCCTAGAAGGAGTACTTGTCGTGAAAGTGCGGCACCACTAACGCCGCAAATCACACCAGAGAGAGCAAAGAGTAGCCCCAAACGTTGAGACGAGAACTGTTGATTGAAACCCACTCGCTTTTCGGGTGGCTGTTGAAAGGCTGCAATGACGACTGATGTGGTAACAAGGATTGCTCCAAGCCAAGACCTCAAATTTATCGTCTCAGCTAAAAATGTCATTCCGTAAAAGCTCGCCAAAAGTGGTCCTATCGCTTCGATCGTCAATGTTCTTCGTGTTCCAAGTCGTCGCAGAGCAGCGAAGTAGAAGCTATCTCCCAATGCAATACCTAATGCACCACTGGCCATCAATAACATCAAGCCATTGGTCTGCTCAGACCATGGCAAGAATAGAAGTACAGGGCACAAAAATAATGTGGCAATGACGATCTTAAGACCATTTAATTGCCAGGCAGTTAATGACGTATCGATTGAGCGCCAAAGACTACTACTTAATGTCCAAGCAAGAGATCCAGAAAGCGCGGCTAAAACACCAATAACCATTGAATGATTTCATCAGAATAGAGAAGTAAAATCACAACTTCTCTGTAGGCTAGAGATTCCTATTGGGGCTAGGTGATGGCAACCCCCATGTTGGAATCGGCGGTGGCTCTGCTCCAGCTGCCAATGATTGTTGCCAGCCTTCTAGCCAGGCTTCCATTTCTTTCGGAGTCAGCACTCGCTCCAAGCGGCGAATCAATTCTTGTGGAGGGTGTTGCATCAGTATGTTCCTGATTAGTGCTGGCCAAACCACAAATTTGCCTCTGCTCGACCAGTCTCCATCATTAGCTTCTGAACTTTTAGTCCACCTAGATATAGCTCTACCAGCATGAGGTGAACATGATCATGGACAATCGCTCGATTTTAAAGTCATGACTATCAAAAATATGGCGTAGGTGATCCCTGCCGACCCTTGCTGAAACGACTGCACCAACCAACGTTATGGGGGTTGTCGTTGCGATTGTCAGAGCATCAAGGGAGGAAAATCAGCCCGATCGGCTGAGTGACGCCCACGCCACAGACGAACTCAGAATGATTCTCTACAAAAAGGGCCAACCTATTGGTGGCAAAGGTTTTACTGATAAGCACTCCAGAGATTAGGATTCTTGCGTGGCGGGGCGTGGCGCAGCTTGGTAGCGCGGGTGCTTTGGGAGCACTAGGTCGCAGGTTCGAATCCTGTCGCCCCGACTGACTTCTCAGCGAATCGAATATCCAGCTGTGCGAAAGGGGTGCGAAAACCCTTGTATTGCCGGTGGGTTCTTTCGCACAACTTCTCTGACGCCTGTTGACAGGTAAATGCAACGGATAAAGAATTGGCCTACTGAGAGATGCACGCACAAAGCACTGTTTCGACAGCTCCTTGAATGTGCTCCTGCCAGGGTTTCCCTGGTCCCTACCCGATCATCAGCCATGTGATTGGTGCGCTGGAGGTGGCGCTGGCCCCGAATAGGGGTTGCTCAAAAGGCGGTTCTATCCCCCTCTTCACTGGAAGCGAAGAACTTGCCTCGTCCTGCTCGCCACAACAACAAATCCCGTCGAACTTTTCGATGGAACGGAGTGACTTTTCAGGTCTCTCCAGAATTCTGGGAGGAGTGTTTAGCAGCTGACGCTAAACCGTTGGAGCTAATGCGCTACTCGCCAGAGGTTGAGGCGGAACTGGACAGGATGGCTGCCAAAGCGAAGGGATCAAATAAGGACCACTAATGACCACATCACCCGTATGGGTGCCGGAGGCTGTTGCAGGCGAGCAGCTTGCAATGAAACCCAGCACTCTTCGTGCAATGCGCCGAAGACGCAGGATTCGCCCTGGTGTCGATTGGATTTATTCGACCGGCGGCAAGCACGGCAGTGTCCTTTACAACGTGCCTTCCATCATTGAGCTGCAAATGCAGCGAACGATTCAAATTGCACGACAGGAGGATCAAAAACGCCAGACAGAAGCTGAGGGGAATCGTCTGGCTATTGAGACCTATGACGAGCCTGATTCTGTTACGCCAACAGGGTCGGAGGCATGAAGTCCTCAGAACATCTCGCCTACCTCAAGGAGCGAGGAGTTGATCCCGCACGACTGGGTGGGCACTATTTCGCTGATGGATCTGATCTCTGCATCCCTTACTGCGATCCACAGGGCAAACCCTACAAAGACAGCCGAGGCAATCCATACCGCGTTCGCCGTCCATTCCCTACGGGTAAACCCAAGTTCAAGGCGCCTCCAGCATCAGGCTCCCGCCCCTACTTCAGCCCTCTTATGCCTGAGGGTTACCTCGATGACATCAACATCCCGCTGGTGTTAATTGAAGGCCCAGTCAAAGTCGATAGTTGTTTTCAAAACATCCCCAATGGGTACTGCTTTGTCGGCTTGACGGGCACCTGGAACACCAAGGACCGACGCGACGAGAACGGAGTATGGAATAACAAGAACGCAACCCGTTTACTGCCGGAGTTGAAAGCCATTCCGATGCGTGGCCGCAAGGTCATCATCCTTTTTGACTCCGACATTGAAGACAACATCAGCGTTAATCAAGCCGCCACTGACATTGGCAACTGGACTCGCAAGCTTGGAGCAAAGCCCCACCGATGCACTCTCCCTTTTGAACATGACGGCTCAAAAAACGGTGCTGATGACTTCCTCGTCCGACACGGTGCGGACGTGCTCCAGGAGCGCCTGGAGTCTTAAGTAGTTGAAGGTTGGCCGTTACCTGCAACCTTGCTTGACGGCAAAGGTGAACTGAAGTCCTCTTACACCCCGTCAGAAGAGCATCGACTATTTGATGATTAGTCTTTATAGTGAGGGGAATAGGGTTATTGAATAGGGTTCAATTTTCTTAGTGGAGGGAATTGGACTTGCTACTACACACTACATATCAGTCAACAGTGATTGACATCAAGTCAAGCATTTCCACAAGTCAACAATATTTGCTGTAACTTCTTATTACAGTGCCACAGTGACATCCACTCTTGAGCCTTCCACCAGCCGCGCTTTCCAGCTCCTCTTCAGAAATCTCTGATTGAGCCTTCTTCAATTCATCAGCAGAAATCATAAACCCAGCCTCTTTCGCAATCGCAAGAACTGCGTCTGAATCAGCAGCTGCTTGAAGCTTCTCCTGAAGGCTGGTGTCGCCTTTGACTTTCTCCAGGAAGGCTTTGAGTTGCTCTTCTGACATTTTAGTTGCGTCGCTTTTTCTTATTTTAGCCCAACCTAAGGCTGATGAATGCATGGACCTGAAGATTGGACTTATTTGGTATTTATAAATGATCTACATGACCCCAAGATCTGCTGTACTGCCATCCTCTTGAACTACAACAGGCTGAATGGGAGAAATAGCTAAGGCAAGAGCAGCAGCACCAGTAAGCGATAGAGGCAGGCGGAGGGAACGCAGCACTGGAATTGAACGCTTAAAAGGTCACTCATTATCTGGGATATTTTTGGTTGCAGCTCTTAGGCCACATCAACTGCAGTAAAAGGAGACTGAGGAATCTTGAGGACTAATCATCAAAAAGCCCCGCCATGCTGCGGGGCTTTTGTTTATTTGATCTCTCCCCCCTAGAGCGGTGGCGACTTTTTGTTTTCATCCTTCACCGCTATCAATAGGTTCTCTGCAATTCTTTTGGCAAGTAGTGTCTTGGCTCAATACCAGCAATGAGTTTGAGCACAAGCATCAAGAACATATGCTTTTTCGCTGCAAACAGAACCAACAATTGACATGAAGAAGGGCACCCGCGTTGGATGCCCTCAAGTCCAGGACAGGTTTTCAGGGTCTCTACGTCCTCGGACTCCTGATCTAGGTCTAAGCAAGCAACAACAAGGCGTCAGTAGATAGTTCCTCGTTGATTTCTTCGTTTTCAGTTGGGTCAGTCATTAGTTTGAGTTAGAGGTGTTGGATTGGTTCATAACTGTAGTCACTTATTCGTGTTTTCCATCACCATCACCAAAAGTCGCATCAACAAAAGTCTTACTCTTCTCCCAATCCTCTCTTGTCCCTCCATAACCAGAACCTTGCGGGCTTCGGCGATAAGCTTCGCTCAAATCATTTCCTGCTTGGTAGTTGCCAGCGGCATCCCTAAAACTATTCATAACACCTTGATGCATACCACCACTAACACTCTTCAAATCATCAGTTGAGAGTTCCTCATTGACCTCTTCGTTGGGTTCGGTCATTAGGTGTAAATACTCTTCGTTAAGTATAGCTAGTCTCAGGGGAATTGCCAAAATGTAATAATGGAGAAACTTACCCGAGTTCACCTAGATGCAAATGGTTCCTAAATCCAAAGGCCGTCGAAATCGAGCCTGCCTTGAATGTTTTAACGAGGATGATTCCATGGTTTAGAGATCTTATGCCACGAAGGTCTTGCCACATTGCAGCTGTCTACAGTGTCCCTCATGACATTAGTTTTCACGCCTTCGGCAGAGACGTCGGTGAGACCACGCAAGGGCCCCCTACCAGTAATTACTTTGAGTTGATCAATAGTGAGTTCGTTGTTAGCCATTGATTTGGATTGGTTGAATAACGTGAGGATTAGTTAGCTTCTAATAACTAGAGATGGGCCATCAATAACAGTAGTCGCCGTCTGGCAGGTCTGTGGTTGGTGTAAAACCCTGAGTATTGACTGTATTTCCATCAATCCAAACACCTAGCTTCATCCTAGAGACTGAAACTTGTGGGGAAAGATATGGAATAACAGGAGGGAGAGTATCTTTTACTTCACATTTCATAAGACCACCACTAACACTTTTCAACTCTTCAATAGTGAGTTCGTTGTTTGTCATTGGTTTGGATTGGTTGAATAATGTGAGGATTGGTTAGGGCTATTTACCCTTCATCACCAATAATAGAAACTAGACCTGTTCTAATCTTGTATTTGTTATTGTGAGACTACAGAAAGGCCGGAACTGCAACAGCACGTTCAGCTGCGTCGCCATTCCCTCTCAATCCAACTTTATGAACAGGATCAATAATAAGATCTGGATGGATAACTACTCTACGTTGATTTGATCGTGAAATTCTTGAACCGAAGCCGTCCAACTTCGCAAATACACCACCACCGTTGATGGACTGTAGCTGTTCAATCGTAAGTTCGTTGTTTGTCATTGGTTTGGATTGGTTATTAGGGACTTATCCCTCGGATGAACACATCATCTCCTAATTCCTCTACTAAGTCATTGATCCTAATCATTGCTAGTTGTGATCTTCGTCACAGGTCCTGAGAGGAATTACCAGAACTAGAATATTTCAGGAACCTACCTGAGATTACCCAACCTATTCGTTAAGCTCGTGCCAGGTATCGGATGCCGTTTTAAGCGAATAGGGAAGTCGTTGAAGAAATAAAAAGACCCTATAATCGCAGGGGGTTAGGGGGCATCTCGGCCGTCAACAAAACGAGGGCTCATAATAACACCCAACCACCGCAGATACCCAGCCGTCATGCACCCTTACATCCCGATTGGCTGGTGTTGTAAATAACGCTTGAATCGCAGGCATCACTGCTGGTTCACTCTTGCTTGGTGCTCCATAGCCATTGCTGCCAAAACGATATTTAATGTCTGCCGTAAAGCGTGTATCAAAGGCTTCATCGTAAGAAAGATTGGCGCCAAGAGTTAAACCATTGCTGATGTTGTATGCCAGTCTTCCTTTAACACCAGAACCATCAGCATCACCGAGATCTCCTTGCTGATAGTAATAACCAACAGAAGCATTGAGATCTGGTGTGATGCTGTAGCCGACATCTAAGCCGTAGGTACCAAGAGCACCACCGTCGTAATGGCTGTTCAGCCTGTGTTCGACATCACCAATGGGAACCAGTGCATAAGCATTGAAGTTCCAAGTGTCTGAGACTGCTTCTAACCCTGCAGCAACTTGAGAGAAGAAGACATCACGCTTGTCAATAACATTGACGCTGGTATCAGCATCACCTGTATTCATCGGCCGGCTGTCATAGCCAGCATTGATGCCGTACATCCAGCTGCGGTCTCCGTTGAGCCAGCGATAGCCAAGCCTTGTTGAAGTGCTGATCGTGGTACCAGCAACATCGGTATTAACGATGCTGCTTTCACCATCTCGATCAGAGAAGTTGGCATTGGCTAGAGCATCGATAAACCAAACGCTGTTCTCACCAACGGCAATGGGAAGAAAGGCGCCAATACCAGCTTGATTGGGTGTACCTGCTCCTTGCAATGCACCTTGAAAACCCCAGTTGAACTGCACAGCGTCTTTGAGGTTGATCTCCATGACACCTAGATCTGCTGCACTGCCGTCTTCTTCTTGAGCAGCGACTGGATGGATGGGAGTGCTGGCTAAGGCAAGAGCAGCAGCACTAGCTACGGATAAAGAAAGACGAAGGGAACGCAACACTGGGCTCAAAGACTTAAAAGTTCAGTTCATGATGCTTTGAAATCTGAGTTTCAGCGCAGAGCGTGAGGCAGTCGCTTGGTTGGCAGCGAAAGTTTCGGGAGGCGTTGATTCTCTGAACATGAACAAGCCCCGCCTCTAGCGGGGCAAAGGCCATCCATCTCTCATGGAATGGGTGTTGGAACAGGTGAAATTGAAATGCGCTGTGTAGGCATTAATGGTTGATCTCTATCGCCACGGATTCCACGAGTCGTTACAGGTCCAATATCAAAAGACTTTGTTGCCACCCTTCTGGCATTCCTCTTGTAATTAGGGTGAATGATGCCTCCAGCAACGGTCTGGAGTTGATCGAGAGTTAGTTCTTGATTGGTCATGGTTTTGAGAGGTTGAGGAGGTTGTTTCCTCCAATGCATTCACCATCTCTCGAATCAATGGCTGCTGTGTTGATCTAGTTCAAGAGCTGCTGTGAGCTTGATCACACCTCAATTATTTTCACTCGTTAGAAGGCGCGACAGATCAATGCGCCGGGCCACGGCGCAATGGTGCGGCGGGCCACGCTGCAGCTATGTACGTCGGACCTAGCCCATAAATCCGCCGGGCAGGAAAGAGAAGGTTTCTCCAGGTCAACAACAGCTGCCGTTTGCGTTTGATATTCGCCTCAATCAAATCCCTGAGGATTGGCATCAACTTGCGGTCAGATTTAGAAAAGCCAATGGAATCAGAGATGGAGATCAAATTCTCAGGTTGTGGTGATTAAGGTAGGGATATAAGTAGTTTTAGGGTAAAAGAATTTAAAGGTGAATTTGTGATGAATACGAAAAACTATTGCTGGTTGTTGCCTGCTAAAGAAGACATCAAGGCAACTTTCTGCAAGTCAATGGTGCCAGGTATCGGATGGCGTTTTAAGCCAATAGTGAGGTGATTGAAGAAATGAAAAGCCCCTGTGGTGGGAGGGGCTAAAGAGATAGGCTGACAGTGACAGCTGTCTAACTAGTAACAAAACATACTAGTATCACAACCACCAGATGCAGTTCCCCCAGCCACACCTTCCAGCTCATCATCAGTCAGATTTTGGCGATGAGAGTTGAGGTCTTCTGTGGTAATCGTGAACCCAGCAGCCTTTGCAATAGCAACAACATCAGCTCCTTCTGCTTTGAGCTGTTCCTGCAGTGAAGTGTCTGCTTGAACCTTGGCGATGAATGCCTTCAGTTGTTCTTCTGACATTGGATTAGAAATTGGGTGTTGTTTATAAGTTTAAGGTGCCAGGTATCGGATGTCTTTTTAAGTGAATATTGAAGTCGTTGATGAAATAAAAAGCCCGTGCAATAAAAGGGGCTTTAGTGTTTAGTCTCTTGGTAAGACCCACACAATACGCCTATTGTTTTACTTTTTGCCTTCATTAACATTCGGCAGCTATCGATATTAATGCTCCAGTGACTGTCACAATCGTCCCACCAGCCACACCTTCCAGATCATCATCAGACAGGGCTTGGCGATGCTCTTTTAAGTCTTCTGTGGTGATCGAGAAGCCTGCAGCTTTGGCAATAGCAACAGGGTCAGCGCCTTCTGCTTTGAGCTGTTCCTGCAAAGAAGTGTCTGCCTGAACTTTAGCGATGAATGCCTTGAGTTGTTCTTCTGACATTGATTGCTGGGTCGCTTCTTCTTATCTATAGCAAAATCTAAGGCTGTTGAATGCATGCACTTGAAGCTTTAACTTATTTGGCATCTTTGAGGTTGATCTCCATCACCCCCAGATCTGCTGCACTTCCATCCTCTTGAGCAGCTACTGGTTGGATGGGAGCACTCGCCAAGGCAAGGGCAGCAGCGCCAGTGAGCGATAACGACAGGCGGAGGGAGCGCAGCACTGGAATTGAACGCTTAAAAGGTCACTAATTTTCTGGGATTTTTTTGCTGGCTCCCATTAGGCCACATCAATTGTGGCAAAAGGAGACAGAGGAAGTTCGACGACGAACCATCAAAAAGCCCCGCCATGCTGCGGGGCTTTTGTTTATTTGATCTCTCCCCCCTAGAGCGGTGGCGACTTTTTGTTTTCATCCTTCACCGCTATCAATAGGTTCTCTGCAATTCTTTTGGCAAGTAGTGTCTTGGCTCAATACCAGCAATGAGTTTGAGCACAAGCATCAAGAACATATGCTTTTTCGCTGCAAACAGAACCAACAATTGACATGAAGAAGGGCACCCGCGTTGGATGCCCTCAAGTCCAGGACAGGTTTTCAGGGTCTCTACGTCCTCGGACTCCTGATCTAGGTCTAAGCAAGCAACAACAAGGCGTCAGTAGATAGTTCCTCGTTGATTTCTTCGTTTTCAGTTGGGTCAGTCATTAGTTTGAGTTAGAGGTGTTGGATTGGTTCATAACTGTAGTCACTTATTCGTGTTTTCCATCACCATCACCAAAAGTCGCATCAACAAAAGTCTTACTCTTCTCCCAATCCTCTCTTGTCCCTCCATAACCAGAACCTTGCGGGCTTCGGCGATAAGCTTCGCTCAAATCATTTCCTGCTTGGTAGTTGCCAGCGGCATCCCTAAAACTATTCATAACACCTTGATGCATACCACCACTAACACTCTTCAAATCATCAGTTGAGAGTTCCTCATTGACCTCTTCGTTGGGTTCGGTCATTAGGTGTAAATACTCTTCGTTAAGTATAGCTAGTCTCAGGGGAATTGCCAAAATGTAATAATGGAGAAACTTACCCGAGTTCACCTAGATGCAAATGGTTCCTAAATCCAAAGGCCGTCGAAATCGAGCCTGCCTTGAATGTTTTAACGAGGATGATTCCATGGTTTAGAGATCTTATGCCACGAAGGTCTTGCCACATTGCAGCTGTCTACAGTGTCCCTCATGACATTAGTTTTCACGCCTTCGGCAGAGACGTCGGTGAGACCACGCAAGGGCCCCCTACCAGTAATTACTTTGAGTTGATCAATAGTGAGTTCGTTGTTAGCCATTGATT from Prochlorococcus marinus str. MIT 9313 includes these protein-coding regions:
- a CDS encoding SemiSWEET family sugar transporter; amino-acid sequence: MALEALMDSLSSMDVLGLIAGTLTTIAFVPQLVKVWRSKSAKDISYVMFILFIAGIILWEIYGWGIHSMPVILFNVITFILGLAILILKFVFDRPASEATEISK
- a CDS encoding DMT family transporter encodes the protein MVIGVLAALSGSLAWTLSSSLWRSIDTSLTAWQLNGLKIVIATLFLCPVLLFLPWSEQTNGLMLLMASGALGIALGDSFYFAALRRLGTRRTLTIEAIGPLLASFYGMTFLAETINLRSWLGAILVTTSVVIAAFQQPPEKRVGFNQQFSSQRLGLLFALSGVICGVSGAALSRQVLLLGQITPLQSAAIRLLGGLLLIIPWLRKRIRSVPYPRPSQVRWPRILFATLLGTNLGIILQQLALQKLPLGIGVTLLSSSPVMALLLCRYEGDSLRIGGIAASFMAVFGIWLAVTS
- a CDS encoding DUF4407 domain-containing protein, encoding MPRPARHNNKSRRTFRWNGVTFQVSPEFWEECLAADAKPLELMRYSPEVEAELDRMAAKAKGSNKDH
- a CDS encoding DUF3854 domain-containing protein → MKSSEHLAYLKERGVDPARLGGHYFADGSDLCIPYCDPQGKPYKDSRGNPYRVRRPFPTGKPKFKAPPASGSRPYFSPLMPEGYLDDINIPLVLIEGPVKVDSCFQNIPNGYCFVGLTGTWNTKDRRDENGVWNNKNATRLLPELKAIPMRGRKVIILFDSDIEDNISVNQAATDIGNWTRKLGAKPHRCTLPFEHDGSKNGADDFLVRHGADVLQERLES
- a CDS encoding Nif11-like leader peptide family natural product precursor produces the protein MSEEQLKAFLEKVKGDTSLQEKLQAAADSDAVLAIAKEAGFMISADELKKAQSEISEEELESAAGGRLKSGCHCGTVIRSYSKYC
- a CDS encoding CCRG-2 family RiPP produces the protein MANNELTIDQLKVITGRGPLRGLTDVSAEGVKTNVMRDTVDSCNVARPSWHKISKPWNHPR
- a CDS encoding CCRG-2 family RiPP; this translates as MTNNELTIEELKSVSGGLMKCEVKDTLPPVIPYLSPQVSVSRMKLGVWIDGNTVNTQGFTPTTDLPDGDYCY
- a CDS encoding CCRG-2 family RiPP, with the protein product MTNNELTIEQLQSINGGGVFAKLDGFGSRISRSNQRRVVIHPDLIIDPVHKVGLRGNGDAAERAVAVPAFL
- a CDS encoding carbamoyl-phosphate synthase, whose amino-acid sequence is MLRSLRLSLSVASAAALALASTPIHPVAAQEEDGSAADLGVMEINLKDAVQFNWGFQGALQGAGTPNQAGIGAFLPIAVGENSVWFIDALANANFSDRDGESSIVNTDVAGTTISTSTRLGYRWLNGDRSWMYGINAGYDSRPMNTGDADTSVNVIDKRDVFFSQVAAGLEAVSDTWNFNAYALVPIGDVEHRLNSHYDGGALGTYGLDVGYSITPDLNASVGYYYQQGDLGDADGSGVKGRLAYNISNGLTLGANLSYDEAFDTRFTADIKYRFGSNGYGAPSKSEPAVMPAIQALFTTPANRDVRVHDGWVSAVVGCYYEPSFC
- a CDS encoding CCRG-2 family protein, with amino-acid sequence MHWRKQPPQPLKTMTNQELTLDQLQTVAGGIIHPNYKRNARRVATKSFDIGPVTTRGIRGDRDQPLMPTQRISISPVPTPIP
- a CDS encoding Nif11-like leader peptide family natural product precursor, with translation MSEEQLKAFIAKVQADTSLQEQLKAEGADVVAIAKAAGFTITTEDLNSHRQNLTDDELEGVAGGTASGGCDTSMFCY
- a CDS encoding Nif11-like leader peptide family natural product precursor, yielding MSEEQLKAFIAKVQADTSLQEQLKAEGADPVAIAKAAGFSITTEDLKEHRQALSDDDLEGVAGGTIVTVTGALISIAAEC